A portion of the Carya illinoinensis cultivar Pawnee chromosome 11, C.illinoinensisPawnee_v1, whole genome shotgun sequence genome contains these proteins:
- the LOC122280616 gene encoding chaperone protein dnaJ 11, chloroplastic, with protein sequence MSPTVTLPNPNSLHSSRQIPFPSSHMPPRRFPTSLRTHVIPSFNASICGFTQTHSSSGTATVSRRPSSLYEVLRVKRSASFTEIKTAYRSLAKMYHPDAIQEHDSDGRDFIEIHNAYATLSDPSSRALYDLSLGAQFERRPFGFSTGNRTGFYATRRWETDQCW encoded by the coding sequence ATGTCCCCAACCGTAACCCTCCCCAACCCTAATTCCCTCCATTCCTCCCGGCAAATTCCATTTCCTTCATCCCACATGCCTCCTCGCCGATTCCCCACCTCGCTTCGGACCCATGTCATTCCGAGCTTCAATGCTTCCATTTGTGGATTCACCCAGACCCACTCGTCCTCAGGAACGGCCACCGTCTCTCGTAGGCCCTCCAGTTTATACGAGGTCCTCCGAGTCAAGCGTTCCGCTTCCTTCACGGAGATCAAGACTGCTTATCGAAGCCTGGCCAAGATGTACCACCCCGACGCCATTCAAGAGCACGATTCAGACGGCCGCGATTTCATCGAGATTCACAACGCCTACGCCACGCTCTCCGATCCATCTTCAAGGGCGCTCTACGATCTGTCCTTGGGTGCCCAGTTCGAGAGGCGACCCTTCGGCTTCTCGACCGGTAATCGGACCGGGTTTTACGCGACCCGGAGATGGGAAACGGATCAGTGCTGGTAG